From Haloglomus litoreum, the proteins below share one genomic window:
- a CDS encoding SDR family oxidoreductase — MTDVFLTGFPGFLGSAMVEVLLERHDEDATVTCLVQPKYASEAGQRRAEIDDDVDADAETRVELVEGDITDPELAVDDYEGLVDETDVVYHFAAIYDLTMDRAPGKAVNIDGSAHMADFAAEADADRFHYVSSVVVAGDYDGRFTEEMLQEGQSFYNYYESTKHMAEVQVRERMDEVPTTIYRPGVAVGDSETGETQKYDGMYAFVEGLVEQGDNAVIPAPKGASDGEFNVVPRDYVVDAIGYLSGIDGSEGKTYHLADPDPPSTTELVKILGDAAGKERTFVVPYPKGIVKGLLETFKPESELLKSGGLEYQTWPASFDCSNAVEDLEGSGIECPAFEEYAETLVEFYREHPDIGTEGMN, encoded by the coding sequence ATGACGGACGTGTTCCTGACCGGGTTCCCGGGGTTCCTGGGGTCGGCGATGGTCGAGGTACTGCTCGAACGGCACGACGAGGACGCGACAGTGACCTGTCTGGTGCAGCCGAAGTACGCCAGTGAGGCCGGGCAGCGCCGGGCCGAGATCGACGACGACGTCGACGCCGACGCCGAGACGCGAGTCGAACTCGTCGAGGGCGACATCACGGACCCCGAACTCGCCGTCGACGACTACGAGGGCCTGGTCGACGAGACGGACGTGGTCTACCACTTCGCCGCCATCTACGACCTGACCATGGACCGCGCGCCCGGGAAGGCCGTCAACATCGACGGGAGCGCCCACATGGCCGACTTCGCCGCCGAAGCCGACGCCGACCGCTTCCACTACGTCTCCAGCGTCGTCGTCGCCGGCGACTACGACGGCCGCTTCACCGAGGAGATGCTCCAGGAGGGCCAGTCGTTCTACAACTACTACGAGTCCACCAAGCACATGGCCGAGGTGCAGGTCCGCGAGCGGATGGACGAGGTCCCGACCACCATCTACCGCCCGGGCGTCGCGGTCGGTGACAGCGAGACCGGCGAGACCCAGAAGTACGACGGGATGTACGCCTTCGTGGAGGGGCTGGTCGAGCAGGGCGACAACGCCGTCATCCCGGCGCCGAAGGGCGCCAGCGACGGCGAGTTCAACGTCGTCCCGCGGGACTACGTCGTCGACGCCATCGGCTACCTCTCCGGCATCGACGGGTCCGAGGGGAAGACGTACCACCTCGCGGACCCGGACCCGCCGTCGACGACGGAACTGGTGAAGATCCTCGGCGACGCCGCCGGCAAGGAACGCACCTTCGTCGTCCCGTACCCGAAGGGCATCGTGAAGGGGCTGCTGGAGACGTTCAAGCCCGAGTCCGAGCTGCTGAAGAGCGGCGGCCTGGAGTACCAGACCTGGCCGGCCTCCTTCGACTGCTCGAACGCCGTCGAGGACCTCGAGGGGTCGGGCATCGAGTGCCCCGCCTTCGAGGAGTACGCCGAGACCCTCGTGGAGTTCTACCGCGAGCACCCCGACATCGGCACCGAGGGCATGAACTGA
- a CDS encoding DUF2237 family protein: MTGALRDGECHALLRDPGRHEVCAVMTETFLEYSRAQGNDLVTPRPDLNFPGLEPGDRWCVCVPRWLEAAEADCAPPVVLAATNESVLDMIPRSQLEAHAHDADVGADADTGDD; encoded by the coding sequence ATGACCGGCGCCCTGCGCGACGGCGAGTGCCACGCGCTCCTGCGCGACCCGGGCCGCCACGAGGTCTGTGCGGTGATGACCGAGACGTTCCTGGAGTACAGCCGCGCGCAGGGCAACGACCTGGTGACCCCACGCCCGGACCTGAACTTCCCGGGCCTGGAGCCGGGTGACCGCTGGTGCGTCTGCGTCCCCCGGTGGCTGGAGGCGGCCGAGGCCGACTGCGCCCCGCCGGTCGTGCTGGCGGCGACGAACGAGTCCGTGCTGGACATGATTCCCCGGTCACAACTCGAGGCCCACGCCCACGACGCGGACGTGGGTGCCGACGCCGACACCGGCGACGACTGA
- the nasA gene encoding assimilatory nitrate reductase NasA: MTEWVSTTCMRCAVGCGHRQRAVDDGYGIDTVSGDPMHPVSEGLACRRGTRESADPDGTWLTRPLVRRDGELRSTTWENALEEAAGAMRRAMARDPDAVAVLGSGQQTNEAAYALGKLARGGIGTRYYDANTTLCMASAVTAYYDAFGSDAPPCTYDDIPEAESHVVWGANPAVAHPVMFRWIRASAENGDLLVVDPVATETADLADTHVAPDPGGDLALARAVLARVLDRDDADEAFVAAATTGFAELRAKLPDAEVAAAEAGVPMADVDALADAFDGRTLVYWGMGVNQSVDGTATSGALIDICLATGNLGPGTGPFSLTGQANSMGTRVCSSKGSWPGHRDFQDPHERAAVADYWDVDPGRLPDDTGPGPVGTLRAVEDEVDVVWTVATNPVAGVPDAGNVAGRLDEAFLVVQDAFHSETVEHADVVLPAATWGESEGTVMNMERTVSRVRAATETPSGVKQDIDIIADIGQRLCPGLLGEPPLDPEAVFREFCDLTADTDADCSGLSYTRLEAETAVRWPAPGPRASGGYRYHSPADDGAGPTETVDGDADATDADGEAAAPTGADADWSFPTPSGKARFSTAVEPHDAEPTDESYPLVLTTGREADGYNTGVRSREGPGEPTAPVARVAPATMSEVADGDREVSLASRRGSVDVTLHPDEAVPDGVVWLSIHHPATNRLTTPERDPRSAEPNLKQCAVRVEPRTEESEAKGAEPDEETPTDRPAPVGEVAE; encoded by the coding sequence ATGACCGAGTGGGTGTCGACCACCTGCATGCGGTGCGCGGTCGGGTGCGGCCACCGACAGCGCGCCGTCGACGACGGCTACGGCATCGACACGGTGAGCGGCGACCCGATGCACCCGGTCAGCGAGGGGCTGGCCTGCCGGCGCGGAACCCGGGAGTCCGCCGACCCCGACGGGACCTGGCTCACCCGGCCGCTGGTCCGGCGCGACGGCGAACTCCGGTCGACGACCTGGGAGAACGCCCTCGAGGAGGCTGCCGGCGCCATGCGCCGGGCGATGGCCCGTGACCCCGACGCGGTCGCCGTCCTCGGGAGCGGCCAGCAGACCAACGAGGCCGCCTACGCGCTCGGGAAACTCGCCCGCGGCGGCATCGGGACCCGGTACTACGACGCCAACACCACGCTCTGCATGGCGAGCGCCGTCACGGCGTACTACGACGCCTTCGGCAGCGACGCGCCGCCGTGCACGTACGACGACATCCCCGAGGCGGAGTCCCACGTCGTCTGGGGCGCGAACCCGGCGGTCGCGCACCCGGTCATGTTCCGGTGGATCCGCGCGTCGGCCGAGAACGGCGACCTCCTCGTCGTCGACCCCGTGGCGACGGAGACGGCCGACCTCGCCGACACGCACGTCGCCCCGGACCCGGGTGGCGACCTCGCGCTGGCACGGGCGGTCCTCGCCCGCGTTCTCGACCGCGACGACGCCGACGAGGCGTTCGTCGCGGCCGCGACGACCGGCTTCGCCGAGTTGCGCGCGAAGCTCCCGGACGCCGAGGTGGCCGCCGCCGAGGCGGGTGTCCCGATGGCCGACGTGGACGCCCTCGCGGACGCGTTCGACGGCCGGACGCTGGTCTACTGGGGGATGGGCGTCAACCAGTCCGTCGACGGGACCGCCACCTCGGGCGCGCTCATCGACATCTGTCTCGCGACGGGCAACCTCGGCCCCGGCACCGGGCCGTTCTCCCTGACCGGCCAGGCCAACTCGATGGGGACCCGGGTCTGCTCCTCGAAGGGCTCCTGGCCCGGCCACCGCGACTTCCAGGACCCACACGAGCGGGCCGCGGTCGCGGACTACTGGGACGTCGACCCCGGCCGCCTGCCCGACGACACCGGTCCCGGGCCGGTCGGGACCCTCCGCGCGGTCGAGGACGAGGTCGACGTGGTCTGGACGGTCGCGACGAACCCCGTCGCGGGCGTGCCCGACGCCGGGAACGTCGCCGGCCGCCTCGACGAGGCGTTCCTCGTCGTGCAGGACGCCTTCCACTCCGAGACCGTCGAGCACGCCGATGTCGTCCTCCCGGCGGCGACGTGGGGTGAGTCCGAGGGGACCGTGATGAACATGGAGCGCACCGTCTCGCGGGTCCGTGCTGCCACCGAGACGCCCTCCGGCGTCAAGCAGGACATCGACATCATCGCCGATATCGGCCAGCGGCTCTGCCCCGGGCTGCTGGGCGAGCCGCCGCTGGACCCCGAGGCCGTGTTCCGGGAGTTCTGCGACCTCACCGCCGACACGGACGCGGACTGCTCCGGGCTCTCGTACACGCGGCTGGAGGCCGAGACCGCGGTGCGATGGCCGGCGCCCGGCCCGCGGGCGAGTGGCGGCTATCGGTACCACTCGCCGGCTGACGACGGGGCCGGGCCGACCGAGACCGTGGACGGGGACGCCGATGCGACCGACGCCGACGGCGAGGCGGCCGCCCCCACCGGCGCGGACGCCGACTGGTCGTTCCCGACGCCGTCGGGGAAGGCGCGGTTCTCGACCGCGGTCGAGCCCCACGACGCCGAGCCGACCGACGAGTCGTACCCGCTCGTCCTCACGACGGGGCGGGAGGCCGACGGCTACAACACGGGCGTCCGGTCCCGGGAGGGCCCCGGCGAGCCGACGGCGCCCGTCGCCCGGGTCGCCCCGGCCACGATGTCCGAGGTGGCCGACGGCGACAGAGAGGTCAGCCTCGCCTCCCGGCGCGGCAGCGTGGACGTGACGCTCCACCCCGACGAGGCCGTCCCCGACGGCGTCGTCTGGCTCTCCATCCACCACCCCGCGACGAACCGGCTGACGACGCCGGAGCGTGACCCGCGCTCGGCCGAGCCGAACCTCAAGCAGTGTGCCGTCCGGGTCGAGCCCCGCACCGAGGAGTCCGAGGCGAAGGGGGCCGAGCCGGACGAGGAGACGCCGACCGACCGGCCCGCCCCGGTCGGGGAGGTGGCCGAATGA
- a CDS encoding molybdenum cofactor guanylyltransferase, which translates to MSRDDDRERSGRPERSALLLAGGRSTRFGESEKALAELGGAPLLCHTAAALAPVVDELVVNCREDQRDAFAAALAPLDERLPVRFAVDPVDDEGPVAGLLTGLRVARGQYVAVAGCDQPFLRTATVADLFAHATGEAGAGTPAGAAPLAEDRPQPLGAVYHRDRAREAAVHTMAAGSRALRDVLARVDPLAVPVAPGVVRDIDTQDELGAVSGEEMSKDAGNREIMEVIIENTAPTANRPASDTAVLPDGGEDPRSESRRGAERTDGGPSSDARRTTSDLRSDGGED; encoded by the coding sequence ATGAGCCGCGACGACGACCGGGAGCGGTCCGGGCGCCCCGAGCGCTCGGCGCTCCTCCTCGCGGGGGGTCGCTCCACCCGCTTCGGCGAGTCCGAGAAGGCGCTCGCCGAGCTGGGCGGTGCGCCGCTGCTCTGTCACACGGCGGCCGCGCTCGCGCCCGTCGTCGACGAACTCGTCGTCAACTGCCGCGAGGACCAGCGCGACGCGTTCGCCGCGGCGCTGGCCCCGCTCGACGAGCGGCTCCCGGTCCGCTTCGCGGTCGATCCGGTCGACGACGAGGGGCCCGTCGCCGGCCTGCTGACGGGGCTCCGGGTGGCGCGGGGCCAGTACGTCGCGGTGGCCGGCTGTGACCAGCCGTTCCTCCGGACCGCGACGGTGGCGGATCTGTTCGCGCACGCGACGGGCGAGGCCGGTGCCGGGACCCCGGCGGGCGCGGCGCCGCTGGCCGAGGACCGCCCCCAGCCGCTGGGCGCGGTCTACCACCGCGACCGGGCCCGCGAGGCGGCCGTCCACACGATGGCCGCCGGGTCGCGGGCCCTGCGGGACGTCCTCGCACGGGTCGACCCCCTGGCTGTCCCGGTCGCGCCCGGCGTGGTCCGCGATATCGACACGCAGGACGAACTCGGTGCGGTATCGGGCGAGGAAATGTCGAAAGATGCTGGCAATCGTGAAATAATGGAAGTAATTATCGAGAACACGGCGCCGACGGCGAACCGTCCTGCAAGCGACACCGCGGTCCTCCCGGACGGGGGCGAGGACCCACGGTCCGAGTCACGTCGGGGAGCGGAGCGGACCGACGGAGGTCCGTCGAGCGACGCGAGACGGACCACGTCAGACCTGCGGTCTGACGGAGGTGAGGACTGA
- a CDS encoding nitrite/sulfite reductase, which yields MVHKKEGIKEECYGDEVRETLLAFAENGGVEAIPEDEREEWFTRFKFWGVFQQRTGQEEYFMMRLTGTDGILEPGQFRALAEVADEYAGGPVENPEFGNSWLDLTTRQSVQLHWLELEDVPAVWDRIEETGLTTRSAGGDTMRNITGNPTAGKDAREVIDTKPILEEIQATIRDDDDLANMPRKFNISVSGIPDGSAQDAINDIGLEPAMKAVQGDSRVGFNVRVGGGLGGHEPRVARSLDVWVPPERAVELVRAFVECYFDEGNRTNRNKNRARFFVDERGPEAIRAQLQAEYVDWELRTAGEDCRENYTYNAGHGDHEAAPEGPIDYVGVHEQHDGRYFVGLNVPVGRIPADDARALADLAEAYGSGEIRLTRRQNPLVMDIPEADLAAFLEEPLLEAYSPEPTVFERGGMACTGTEFCSLALAETKAREARLLRWLDRNVELPADVDTIKIHFSGCTADCGHANTADIGLLGMRGRKDGEMVEALDIGVGGGMGEEPSFVDWVRQRVPADEVPGALANLLNAFAAHREDGQSFREWVDATGTEAITELLEPEETDYVDPALHDAKQSWYPFADEASADDSPAPADD from the coding sequence ATGGTGCACAAGAAGGAGGGTATCAAGGAGGAGTGCTACGGCGACGAGGTCCGCGAGACGCTGCTGGCGTTCGCCGAGAACGGCGGCGTCGAGGCCATCCCCGAGGACGAGCGCGAGGAGTGGTTCACCCGCTTCAAGTTCTGGGGCGTCTTCCAGCAGCGGACCGGCCAGGAGGAGTACTTCATGATGCGCCTCACCGGGACCGACGGCATCCTCGAGCCGGGGCAGTTCCGTGCCCTGGCGGAGGTCGCCGACGAGTACGCCGGCGGCCCGGTCGAGAACCCGGAGTTCGGCAACAGCTGGCTCGACCTGACGACGCGCCAGTCGGTGCAGCTCCACTGGCTCGAACTCGAGGACGTGCCCGCGGTCTGGGACCGCATCGAGGAGACGGGCCTCACCACGCGGTCGGCGGGTGGCGACACGATGCGCAACATCACGGGCAACCCCACGGCGGGCAAGGACGCCCGCGAGGTCATCGACACGAAGCCCATCCTGGAGGAGATCCAGGCCACCATCCGGGACGACGACGACCTCGCCAATATGCCGCGCAAGTTCAACATCAGCGTCTCGGGCATCCCCGACGGCTCCGCCCAGGACGCCATCAACGACATCGGGCTGGAGCCGGCGATGAAGGCCGTCCAGGGCGATTCGCGGGTCGGGTTCAACGTCCGCGTCGGCGGCGGCCTCGGCGGGCACGAGCCCCGCGTCGCGCGGTCGCTGGACGTCTGGGTGCCGCCCGAGCGTGCCGTCGAGCTGGTCCGCGCGTTCGTCGAGTGCTACTTCGACGAGGGGAACCGGACGAACCGGAACAAGAACCGCGCCCGGTTCTTCGTCGACGAGCGCGGCCCCGAGGCGATCCGCGCCCAGCTCCAGGCCGAGTACGTCGACTGGGAGCTCCGGACCGCGGGCGAGGACTGCCGCGAGAACTACACCTACAACGCCGGCCACGGGGACCACGAGGCCGCCCCGGAGGGCCCCATCGACTACGTCGGCGTCCACGAGCAGCACGACGGCCGCTACTTCGTCGGGCTGAACGTGCCCGTCGGGCGCATCCCGGCCGACGACGCCCGCGCGCTGGCGGACCTCGCGGAGGCGTACGGCTCGGGCGAGATCCGGCTCACGCGCCGGCAGAACCCGCTCGTGATGGACATCCCCGAGGCCGACCTCGCGGCGTTCTTAGAGGAGCCGCTGCTGGAGGCCTACTCCCCCGAGCCGACCGTCTTCGAGCGCGGCGGGATGGCCTGTACGGGCACGGAATTCTGCTCGCTCGCGCTCGCCGAGACGAAGGCGCGCGAGGCCCGGCTGCTCCGCTGGCTCGACCGGAACGTCGAGCTCCCCGCCGACGTGGACACCATCAAGATCCACTTCTCGGGCTGCACGGCGGACTGCGGCCACGCCAACACCGCCGACATCGGCCTGCTCGGGATGCGCGGCCGCAAGGACGGCGAGATGGTCGAGGCGCTCGACATCGGTGTCGGCGGCGGGATGGGCGAGGAGCCGTCGTTCGTCGACTGGGTCCGCCAGCGCGTCCCCGCCGACGAGGTGCCCGGCGCGCTCGCGAACCTGCTCAACGCCTTCGCCGCCCACCGCGAGGACGGACAGAGCTTCCGCGAGTGGGTCGACGCCACCGGCACCGAGGCCATCACGGAACTCCTCGAACCCGAGGAGACCGACTACGTCGACCCGGCGCTCCACGACGCCAAACAGTCCTGGTACCCCTTCGCCGACGAGGCGAGCGCCGACGACAGCCCCGCGCCCGCCGACGACTGA
- a CDS encoding MFS transporter: METDSVDAPASEGTTAAPTRGWKPVAAIAGWQTAASACYYGLFAATGLLKPAFDLTGTTVGLFLTVGLLGYTLALFPSGALVDGFGERRVMLAGLSGLAVAAVGVSLAPTYGALLGAAALLGAAYSTAMPATNRAIGASAPPGRANLAMGLKQVGVTAGSGLASLVFAAVAASALFAWGDGFRAVAALAVVAAAAFALLYDGRAGSGDLALPDLDGLGGNPAYVLLVAAGFFLGTAIFAALGYVVLYVDEGVGATVAIGGLVLGATQVAGSVGRVLAGDLADRLGGARGAATVALGQAVIALVLFGVLAAGVDSTLLAGLVLLGIGVSVLGSTGVFYSCLAGLVDGDDIGAATAGGQTVINVGGMVAPPTFGYLADTAGYGTAWLLPTACMAAAVVLLLGVRRTA; the protein is encoded by the coding sequence GTGGAGACGGACTCCGTCGACGCGCCCGCTTCCGAGGGCACCACCGCGGCCCCCACGCGCGGCTGGAAGCCGGTCGCGGCCATCGCCGGCTGGCAGACCGCCGCGAGCGCCTGCTACTACGGTCTCTTCGCCGCGACGGGCCTGCTGAAGCCCGCGTTCGACCTGACCGGCACGACCGTCGGTCTGTTCCTGACGGTCGGGTTGCTCGGCTACACGCTGGCGCTGTTCCCGAGCGGCGCGCTCGTCGATGGGTTCGGCGAGCGCCGCGTGATGCTCGCCGGGCTATCGGGCCTCGCCGTGGCGGCCGTCGGGGTGAGCCTCGCGCCGACGTACGGCGCGTTGCTGGGGGCGGCCGCGCTGCTCGGCGCGGCGTACTCGACGGCGATGCCCGCGACGAACCGCGCCATCGGTGCGAGCGCGCCGCCCGGCCGCGCCAACCTCGCCATGGGGCTCAAGCAGGTCGGCGTCACCGCGGGGAGTGGCCTCGCCTCGCTGGTCTTCGCGGCGGTCGCGGCCTCGGCGCTGTTCGCGTGGGGCGACGGCTTCCGGGCCGTCGCCGCGCTCGCCGTCGTCGCGGCCGCGGCCTTCGCGCTCCTGTACGACGGGCGCGCGGGGAGCGGCGACCTCGCCCTGCCGGACCTCGACGGCCTCGGCGGCAACCCCGCGTACGTCCTGCTCGTCGCGGCCGGGTTCTTCCTCGGTACCGCCATCTTCGCCGCGCTGGGTTACGTCGTCCTCTACGTCGACGAGGGCGTCGGCGCGACGGTCGCCATCGGCGGCCTCGTCCTCGGCGCGACGCAGGTCGCCGGCAGCGTCGGGCGCGTGCTGGCCGGCGACCTCGCGGACCGGCTCGGCGGCGCGCGCGGTGCGGCGACCGTGGCGCTCGGGCAGGCGGTCATCGCGCTCGTCCTGTTCGGGGTCCTCGCCGCCGGGGTCGATTCGACGCTCCTCGCCGGCCTCGTCCTGCTCGGTATCGGGGTCTCCGTGCTGGGGTCGACGGGCGTGTTCTACTCCTGTCTCGCCGGCCTCGTCGACGGGGACGACATCGGCGCGGCGACGGCCGGCGGGCAGACCGTCATCAACGTCGGCGGGATGGTCGCACCGCCCACCTTCGGCTACCTCGCGGACACCGCGGGCTACGGGACGGCGTGGCTGCTGCCGACGGCGTGCATGGCGGCGGCCGTGGTGCTGTTGCTCGGCGTGCGGCGGACGGCGTGA
- a CDS encoding YgaP family membrane protein has translation MRPNLDEVDRTVRGIAGVWLVATAVSAARAGERTTALMTGIAGLGLLQNAATGVCGGGLLFGFSTASNESES, from the coding sequence ATGCGACCGAACCTCGACGAGGTCGACCGCACCGTCCGCGGAATCGCAGGAGTCTGGCTCGTGGCGACCGCCGTCTCCGCGGCCAGAGCCGGCGAACGGACGACCGCCCTGATGACCGGCATCGCCGGACTGGGCCTGCTCCAGAACGCCGCCACGGGGGTCTGTGGTGGCGGGTTGCTGTTCGGCTTCAGCACGGCGTCGAACGAGTCGGAGAGCTGA
- a CDS encoding helix-turn-helix domain-containing protein: MKRVRLSISPPDAYLPPVYRRLTREAPYLSVVRIVNWNVAQPPVGFLLWVRGEHERLAPALADAPNVREFETVPNGDGTAYCFLAAEESTPARALFENFTREDVLTVPPVECHDDGSSTFTLVGTDAAIQAAVEGIPDAVGVSVEAVGTGPVGADDAVRALSPRQRAAARAGLRVGYYDVPREATIADVAAELDCGRATAAEHLQKAEAKLFRALFDA; encoded by the coding sequence ATGAAACGGGTCCGACTCAGCATCTCCCCGCCGGACGCGTACCTCCCGCCCGTCTACCGTCGTCTCACCCGCGAGGCGCCGTACCTCTCGGTCGTTCGCATCGTCAACTGGAACGTCGCCCAGCCGCCGGTCGGGTTCCTCCTCTGGGTCCGGGGTGAGCACGAGCGACTGGCGCCGGCCCTGGCCGACGCCCCGAACGTCCGTGAGTTCGAGACCGTCCCGAACGGCGACGGGACGGCCTACTGCTTCCTCGCGGCGGAGGAATCGACGCCCGCCCGTGCGCTGTTCGAGAACTTCACTCGCGAGGACGTGCTGACCGTGCCGCCGGTCGAGTGCCACGACGACGGGAGCAGCACGTTCACGCTGGTCGGTACCGACGCCGCGATCCAGGCCGCGGTCGAGGGAATCCCGGATGCTGTCGGCGTCTCCGTCGAGGCCGTCGGCACGGGCCCGGTCGGCGCGGACGACGCCGTCCGTGCGCTCTCGCCCCGGCAGCGGGCGGCCGCGCGGGCGGGGCTCCGCGTGGGGTACTACGATGTCCCCCGCGAGGCCACCATCGCCGACGTGGCCGCGGAACTGGACTGCGGGCGGGCCACCGCGGCCGAACACCTCCAGAAGGCCGAGGCGAAGCTGTTCCGCGCGCTCTTCGACGCCTGA
- a CDS encoding MutS-related protein, producing the protein MRLEDYWGVGPKTAALLREELGEQRAIEAIESVDSRTLAEAGLSRGRATRILRRAAGGEGLDLLATRDSRAVYRDLVALIEEYAVTDGAGDRVRVLTPLASREAIADRLAETMTAVESWRALDEPTREAVLAAFDDHDGAGEVDAAETALALLDAGVSEGVFEPLAALDRDALADATRALRALGEGADGTDGRVARGADDELDSLRDALGRAEDMRADAESVLEAVREEARDASEFRGALRRYVVREADVDDAVVSEALPDEATAADTFVTESLRAIVSTLRERVDEREREVRASLEADLEAGREAVDAAVAAVDDVALDVSLARFAVAFDLREPELTEGETVLAVEGARNLDLEAADVQVQPVDYGLGPHSLDIDAPTDDRVAVLTGANSGGKTTLLETLAGVALLAHMGLPVPAERAQVSVVDRLVFHRRHASFNAGVLESTLRSVVPPVTQEGRTLLLVDEFEAITEPGSAADLLHGLLTLAVERGALGVFVTHLAEDLEPLPTPARTDGIFAEGLTTDLELEVDYQPRFGTLGRSTPEFIVSRLVAEASDPVERQGFETLAAAVGQQAVQRTLADAEWSGKSE; encoded by the coding sequence ATGCGACTGGAGGACTACTGGGGCGTCGGCCCGAAGACGGCCGCCCTGTTGCGCGAGGAACTGGGGGAGCAGCGCGCCATCGAGGCCATCGAGTCGGTCGACTCCCGGACGCTGGCGGAGGCGGGGCTCTCGCGCGGCCGGGCGACCCGCATCCTCCGCCGGGCGGCCGGCGGCGAGGGGCTGGACCTGCTCGCGACGCGGGACTCGCGGGCCGTCTACCGGGACCTCGTCGCGCTCATCGAGGAGTACGCCGTCACCGATGGCGCGGGCGACCGGGTCCGGGTGCTGACGCCGCTCGCGAGCCGCGAGGCCATCGCGGACCGGCTCGCCGAGACGATGACCGCCGTCGAGTCCTGGCGGGCGCTCGACGAACCGACGCGCGAGGCCGTCCTCGCGGCGTTCGACGACCACGATGGCGCCGGCGAGGTCGATGCCGCCGAGACCGCGCTCGCGCTGCTCGACGCGGGCGTCTCCGAGGGCGTGTTCGAACCGCTCGCGGCACTGGACCGCGACGCGCTGGCCGACGCGACCCGGGCGCTCCGGGCGCTCGGCGAGGGTGCCGACGGGACCGACGGCCGGGTCGCCCGGGGCGCCGACGACGAACTCGACTCGCTCCGCGACGCGCTCGGCCGCGCCGAGGACATGCGCGCCGACGCGGAGTCCGTTCTCGAAGCGGTCCGCGAGGAGGCCCGCGACGCCAGCGAGTTCCGGGGCGCGCTCCGCCGGTACGTCGTCCGCGAGGCCGACGTGGACGACGCCGTCGTCAGCGAGGCGCTCCCCGACGAGGCGACCGCGGCCGACACGTTCGTCACCGAATCGCTGCGGGCCATCGTCTCGACGCTCCGGGAACGGGTCGACGAGCGCGAGCGCGAGGTCCGCGCGTCCCTCGAAGCCGACCTCGAAGCGGGCCGCGAGGCCGTCGATGCCGCCGTCGCGGCCGTCGACGACGTGGCCCTGGACGTCTCGCTCGCCCGGTTCGCCGTCGCGTTCGACCTCCGGGAGCCGGAGCTGACCGAGGGCGAGACGGTGCTCGCGGTCGAGGGTGCCCGCAACCTCGACCTCGAAGCGGCCGACGTCCAGGTCCAGCCCGTCGACTACGGGCTGGGGCCGCACTCGCTCGACATCGACGCGCCGACCGACGACCGCGTCGCGGTCCTCACCGGCGCGAACTCCGGCGGGAAGACGACGCTGCTGGAGACGCTCGCGGGCGTCGCGCTGCTGGCGCACATGGGCCTGCCCGTCCCCGCCGAGCGCGCGCAGGTCTCGGTGGTCGACCGCCTCGTCTTCCACCGCCGGCACGCCTCGTTCAACGCCGGCGTCCTCGAATCGACGCTCCGCTCGGTCGTGCCGCCCGTGACCCAGGAGGGCCGCACGCTGCTGCTCGTCGACGAGTTCGAGGCCATCACGGAACCCGGGAGCGCCGCGGACCTGCTGCACGGCCTGCTGACGCTCGCCGTGGAGCGTGGGGCGCTGGGCGTCTTCGTCACGCACCTCGCCGAGGACCTCGAACCGCTCCCGACACCCGCCCGCACGGACGGCATCTTCGCGGAGGGGCTGACGACGGACCTGGAACTGGAGGTGGACTACCAGCCCCGCTTCGGCACGCTCGGGCGCTCCACCCCGGAGTTCATCGTCAGCCGGCTGGTGGCCGAAGCGTCGGACCCGGTCGAGCGCCAGGGCTTCGAGACGCTGGCCGCGGCGGTCGGCCAGCAGGCGGTCCAGCGGACGCTCGCCGATGCGGAGTGGAGTGGGAAATCAGAATAA
- a CDS encoding DUF7123 family protein, translating to MSVHASAEPEQEAGTCSDAEQLERYLRDRAADGEFYCKSKFIADDVGMSASQIGNLMPDLDENAEGLVVERWAYTNATTWRVALAEASAPSASD from the coding sequence ATGAGCGTACACGCAAGCGCAGAACCCGAGCAGGAAGCAGGGACGTGCTCCGACGCCGAGCAGCTGGAACGCTACCTCCGCGACCGGGCCGCCGACGGCGAGTTCTACTGCAAGAGCAAGTTCATCGCCGACGACGTGGGCATGTCGGCCTCGCAGATCGGGAACCTGATGCCCGACCTCGACGAGAACGCCGAGGGCCTCGTCGTCGAGCGCTGGGCGTACACGAACGCGACGACCTGGCGGGTCGCGCTGGCGGAGGCCTCGGCCCCGAGCGCGAGCGATTGA